The Thermoanaerobaculia bacterium genomic interval GTTTCGTCGAAGCGCGGCGCCATGCCGGGAGTCTACGACGCCAGGCAGCGGCAGCCGCGGCCGCGGCCGCGACGGCGTCCCTGCTTGCCGGTGCGGAGGGCGTCGGATACGCTGCGCGGCGATCTCACCCGCTTTCGCCCGGCACGAGGAGGCTTCATGCAGCAGTTGATACCGGTTCTCGGTCTGTTCGTGATGCTGGGCATCGCCTGGGCGCTGTCGTCGAACCGCTCGGCGATCCGCTGGCGGCCGGTGGCAATGGGTACGGCGCTGCAGATCCTCTTCGCGCTGATCATCCTCAAGACCGAAGTCGGCAGGAGCGTTTTCGATTTCGTCGGCGCCGGGATCACCCGCTTTCTCGACTTCACCGACGCCGGCGCGACCTTCGTCTTCGGCGAGAGATTCAAGGAGTTCTACTTCGCCTTCAAGGTGCTGCCGACGATCATCTTCTTCTCGAGCTTCATCACCGTCCTCTACTACTTCGGCATCCTGCAGAAGATCGTCAGCGTCTTCGCCAAGGTGATGATGAAGACGATGGGTACGTCCGGCGCCGAGTCGCTCTCGGCCTCGGCCAACATCTTCGTCGGCCAGACGGAAGCGCCGCTGCTCATCAAGCCCTATGTCGCGCTCATGACGAAGTCGGAGCTCATGGCGGTGATGACCGGCGGCTTCGCGACCGTCGCGGGCGGCGTCATGGCGGCCTACGTCGGGATGGGCGTCTCCGCGAAGCATCTGCTCGCGGCGAGCGTCATGTCGGCGCCGGCCGCTCTGGTGATGGCGAAGCTGATGTTCCCCGAGACCGAGAAGAGCGTCACCGCGGGCAAGGTGGAGATCGAGGTCGAACGCCCCTGGGCGAACTCGATCGACGCTGCGGCCTCCGGCGCGGCCGACGGCCTGAAGCTCGCGCTCAACGTCGGCGCGATGCTGATCGCCTTCGTCGCGCTCATCGCCATGATCGACTTTCCGATCACCAAGCTGGGTCAGCTCTTCGGCTACGACACCTGGAGCCTGCGCGCCCTCCTCGGAATCGTCTTCCAACCTCTCGCCTGGGTGATGGGAGTTCCGTGGAGCGAGGCGCCGCAGGTGGGGACGCTCATCGGCATCAAGACGGCGGTGAACGAGTTCGTCGGCTACATCGAGATGCAGAAGATGATCGGCGACGGCCAGCTCTCGGAGCGCGCCCAGATCATCGCCACTTATGCCCTGTGCGGATTCTCGAACTTCTCCTCGATCGCCATCCAGATCGGCGGCATCGGCTCGATCGCCCCCGAGCGCAAGAGCGATCTCGCCCGCCTCGGCCTGCGCGCCATGGTCGCGGGCTCCCTCGCCTGCTTCCAGACCGCGACCATCGCCGGCTTCCTGATCTAGGGCGCGCAGCTCCGTAGGATGCGGTGCGCTTCGCTCAACACATCCTGCGAAGTCAGAGAATCGTAGCTCGGGCTAGGGCGCG includes:
- a CDS encoding NupC/NupG family nucleoside CNT transporter, producing the protein MQQLIPVLGLFVMLGIAWALSSNRSAIRWRPVAMGTALQILFALIILKTEVGRSVFDFVGAGITRFLDFTDAGATFVFGERFKEFYFAFKVLPTIIFFSSFITVLYYFGILQKIVSVFAKVMMKTMGTSGAESLSASANIFVGQTEAPLLIKPYVALMTKSELMAVMTGGFATVAGGVMAAYVGMGVSAKHLLAASVMSAPAALVMAKLMFPETEKSVTAGKVEIEVERPWANSIDAAASGAADGLKLALNVGAMLIAFVALIAMIDFPITKLGQLFGYDTWSLRALLGIVFQPLAWVMGVPWSEAPQVGTLIGIKTAVNEFVGYIEMQKMIGDGQLSERAQIIATYALCGFSNFSSIAIQIGGIGSIAPERKSDLARLGLRAMVAGSLACFQTATIAGFLI